In Ascochyta rabiei chromosome 18, complete sequence, one DNA window encodes the following:
- a CDS encoding Phosphoribosylformylglycinamidine synthase, whose translation MASSEDPYLILPGSSAHSDFRLKRLAQEIGATEVRSVWVHFVNPLRELSSTELSTLQQILHYGEYPDTHDRLSQVLLDAIHRGGEPRDDKTALFYICPRAGTISPWSSLASMIARTCTLENAVKRIERGMVIAASFDHQLEADEIPNRDRLYDRMTQTIDRKAPNLEAIFGESEPAQATTISFDEYNSAQAALEHANRELGLAMDKSEIEYLVEAYTQELKRGPVDVELFMFAQVNSEHCRHKQFNADFTVDGIHKSYSLFGMIRNTHQKHPEHVVSAYSDNAAVLNGEEASFWAPNNLTGEWNGIKETVHILCKVETHNHPTAVSPFPGAATGSGGEIRDEGAVGRGSKPKAGLAGFTVSDLLIEGFERPWELRDVGKPAHIASSQDIMLEAPLGSAQFNNEFGRPCTIGYFRTMLMKVFTNEKESEIRGYHKPIMLAGGVGTVRPQHALKDPDIVPAGSHLLVIGGPAMLIGLGGGAASSVQSGEGKVELDFASVQRGNPEVQRRAQEVIDTCRSMGDKNPILFIHDVGAGGLSNALPELVHDSGLGAVFELREVDNTDKGMSPLQIWCCEAQERYVLAVGPDELDLFKRICHRERCGYSVVGVATDEQRLVLKDRDSKENPTPIDLPMSTLFGKPPKMSRIVESRKLRLPPFDSSLSMYIPDVPKDGLVAEAVDRVLTLPSVGSKNFLITIGDRTVGGLTVRDQMVGKWQVPVSDVSVTATSLMSGVKTGEAMAMGEKPTLALISAAASARMAVAESLMNIAAASLFDRLSRVRLSANWMSASSHPGEGAALYEAVEAIGMDLCPRLGISIPVGKDSMSMKMKWSDNGDAKEVTAPMSLIITAFAPVNRIDRTWTPALERLEDVGETVLMYVDLAAGRKALGGSALAQTFGQVGDEAPDVHDADIIKDYFDAVEQLHESGIVLAYHDRSDGGLFTTLVEMMFAGRCGLEVMLDGVARSSEPKDVLEALFNEELGAVFQVRKKDEVAFNRCFATCGPPPGMIKKIGRVPEASKQGLSIAVGSQTVYRNSRSKLQQRWAETSYRMQRLRDNPECADKEFASIVDDQDPGLSYNLTFKPQENILPLKASISSAFTSKPRVAILREEGVNGQSEMAFAFHMAGFSAIDVHMTDIISERVSLAGFVGVAACGGFSYGDVLGAGQGWAKSVLLHPNTRKEFQTFFERPDTFTLGVCNGCQFLSKLKELIPGADAWPTFERNISEQYEARVCMVEVMDPKGPNNQPSVFLHGMHGSKLPIVTAHGEGRAHFPASSTSSSTPQTLYNENLVSLRYVDNYGKQTEAYPHNPNGSPMGITGVRSTSGRVLALMPHPERTILKEVGSYIPKDKAEDWGELGPWSRMFKSARRWVG comes from the coding sequence ATGGCGTCCAGCGAAGACCCCTACCTGATTCTGCCGGGCTCGTCCGCCCACTCCGACTTCCGTCTCAAGCGGCTGGCGCAGGAGATTGGCGCAACCGAAGTGCGCTCTGTCTGGGTGCACTTTGTCAACCCTCTGCGTGAACTGAGCAGCACCGAGCTCAGCACGCTCCAGCAGATCCTACACTATGGCGAGTACCCAGACACGCACGACCGCCTGTCACAAGTGCTCCTTGATGCTATCCACCGTGGTGGTGAGCCTAGGGACGACAAGACAGCGCTCTTCTACATTTGCCCTCGCGCAGGCACAATCTCGCCATGGAGCTCGTTGGCATCCATGATCGCCCGTACGTGCACGCTCGAGAACGCTGTCAAGCGTATTGAGCGTGGCATGGTCATTGCTGCCTCCTTCGATCACCAGCTCGAGGCCGACGAAATCCCCAACCGCGATCGCTTGTATGACCGCATGACCCAGACCATCGACCGCAAAGCCCCGAACCTAGAGGCCATCTTTGGTGAGAGTGAGCCTGCACAAGCCACCACCATCAGCTTCGATGAGTACAATAGTGCCCAGGCAGCTCTCGAGCATGCCAATCGCGAACTTGGACTAGCCATGGACAAGTCAGAAATCGAATACCTGGTTGAGGCATACACTCAAGAACTAAAGAGAGGACCTGTCGATGTCGAGCTGTTCATGTTTGCCCAGGTCAACTCTGAGCACTGCAGACATAAGCAGTTCAATGCTGATTTCACTGTCGATGGCATACACAAGTCTTACTCGCTGTTTGGTATGATTCGCAATACCCATCAGAAGCACCCAGAGCACGTTGTCAGTGCCTACAGTGACAATGCGGCGGTGCTGAACGGTGAAGAGGCGAGCTTTTGGGCGCCCAACAACTTGACTGGCGAATGGAATGGCATCAAGGAGACAGTACACATTCTTTGCAAGGTCGAGACACACAACCACCCCACAGCTGTTTCGCCCTTCCCCGGTGCTGCGACTGGATCCGGAGGCGAGATCAGAGACGAGGGCGCTGTTGGCCGTGGTTCAAAGCCCAAGGCCGGTCTTGCTGGCTTCACGGTCTCAGACTTGCTAATTGAAGGGTTCGAACGACCATGGGAGCTGCGCGATGTGGGCAAGCCGGCACACATTGCTAGCAGCCAGGACATCATGCTCGAAGCACCTCTTGGCAGCGCGCAGTTCAACAACGAGTTCGGCCGCCCCTGCACAATCGGTTACTTTAGGACTATGTTGATGAAGGTTTTCACCAACGAGAAAGAGTCGGAAATTCGAGGATATCACAAGCCCATCATGCTGGCAGGTGGAGTAGGTACAGTCAGGCCTCAGCATGCCCTGAAAGACCCAGATATTGTGCCTGCTGGCTCCCACTTGCTTGTCATTGGTGGCCCTGCTATGCTTATTGGtcttggtggtggtgctgcatCCAGTGTGCAATCTGGTGAAGGCAAGGTTGAACTTGACTTCGCCAGCGTACAGCGAGGCAACCCTGAAGTCCAGAGGCGAGCACAAGAAGTCATCGACACTTGTCGGTCGATGGGTGACAAGAACCCTATTCTGTTCATTCACGATGTTGGTGCTGGAGGTCTCTCGAATGCGCTCCCGGAACTTGTTCACGACTCTGGACTTGGAGCCGTTTTTGAACTGCGCGAAGTGGACAACACAGACAAGGGGATGAGCCCACTGCAGATCTGGTGCTGCGAGGCCCAGGAACGTTACGTTCTGGCCGTTGGCCCTGATGAGCTCGACCTGTTCAAGCGCATCTGCCACCGTGAACGCTGCGGTTACTCCGTCGTTGGTGTTGCCACTGACGAGCAGCGACTTGTCCTCAAGGACAGAGATTCGAAGGAGAACCCCACACCCATTGATCTGCCAATGTCCACCCTTTTCGGAAAGCCGCCAAAGATGTCCCGTATTGTCGAGTCAAGGAAGCTGAGGCTGCCTCCCTTCGACAGCAGCCTGTCAATGTACATTCCCGATGTACCCAAGGACGGCTTGGTAGCAGAAGCTGTGGACCGCGTGCTCACGCTTCCGTCTGTCGGCTCCAAGAACTTCCTAATTACCATTGGTGACCGAACTGTTGGTGGGTTGACGGTCCGTGATCAGATGGTCGGCAAGTGGCAGGTTCCGGTTTCAGATGTGTCAGTCACAGCTACATCCCTCATGTCTGGCGTCAAGACTGGTGAGGCCATGGCAATGGGCGAGAAGCCCACTCTGGCTCTCATCTCAGCCGCAGCATCAGCGAGAATGGCTGTTGCTGAGTCTCTCATGAACATTGCAGCTGCAAGCCTCTTTGATAGGCTTTCAAGGGTCAGACTGTCCGCCAACTGGATGTCGGCCAGTAGCCACCCTGGTGAGGGTGCAGCCTTGTACGAAGCTGTCGAGGCTATCGGGATGGATCTTTGCCCACGTCTCGGCATATCGATCCCTGTTGGTAAGGACTCGATGAGCATGAAGATGAAGTGGTCAGACAACGGCGACGCGAAGGAAGTCACAGCACCTATGTCGCTGATCATCACCGCTTTCGCTCCCGTGAATCGCATTGACCGAACATGGACACCTGCTCTGGAGCGTCTCGAAGATGTGGGCGAAACCGTCTTGATGTATGTCGACCTTGCAGCCGGCAGGAAGGCACTTGGCGGGTCAGCTTTGGCCCAAACATTCGGACAGGTCGGAGACGAGGCCCCTGATGTCCACGATGCCGATATCATCAAGGACTACTTCGATGCAGTCGAGCAGCTGCACGAGTCTGGCATTGTTCTCGCTTACCACGATCGATCCGATGGCGGTCTCTTTACTACCCTTGTCGAGATGATGTTCGCGGGCCGATGTGGACTGGAGGTCATGCTGGACGGTGTAGCACGATCGAGCGAGCCAAAGGATGTCCTCGAAGCCTTGTTCAACGAAGAGCTCGGAGCCGTCTTCCAGGTCAGGAAGAAGGACGAGGTCGCCTTCAACCGCTGCTTCGCTACTTGTGGCCCTCCTCCAGGCATGATCAAGAAGATTGGTCGCGTTCCCGAGGCTTCCAAGCAGGGCTTGTCTATTGCCGTCGGTTCCCAGACCGTCTACCGAAACTCTCGCTCGAAGCTTCAACAGAGGTGGGCCGAGACTTCGTACCGCATGCAGCGCCTTCGTGACAACCCTGAGTGCGCGGACAAGGAGTTTGCAAGCATCGTTGACGACCAGGACCCTGGTCTTTCATACAACCTTACTTTCAAGCCGCAGGAGAACATTCTCCCACTGAAGGCTAGCATATCCTCGGCTTTCACCTCGAAGCCACGTGTGGCTATCCTTAGAGAAGAAGGTGTCAACGGTCAGAGCGAGATGGCTTTCGCTTTCCACATGGCTGGCTTCTCGGCTATCGACGTCCACATGACTGACATCATCTCCGAACGAGTATCGCTCGCTGGCTTTGTTGGTGTTGCAGCTTGCGGTGGCTTCTCGTATGGTGACGTTCTCGGTGCCGGCCAAGGTTGGGCGAAGTCCGTCTTGCTGCACCCTAACACTCGTAAGGAGTTCCAGACATTCTTCGAGCGCCCAGACACATTCACTCTTGGTGTTTGCAACGGATGTCAGTTCTTGTCCAAGCTGAAGGAACTCATTCCTGGTGCGGATGCTTGGCCTACTTTTGAGCGCAACATCTCTGAGCAGTATGAGGCGCGTGTTTGCATGGTTGAAGTCATGGACCCTAAGGGCCCTAACAACCAGCCTTCAGTATTCCTCCACGGCATGCACGGTTCCAAGCTGCCTATTGTGACGGCCCACGGCGAGGGTCGTGCGCACTTCCCTGCATCTTCAACATCTTCCTCGACGCCTCAGACCCTGTACAACGAGAACTTGGTGTCGCTACGATATGTCGACAACTACGGCAAGCAGACAGAGGCCTACCCCCACAACCCCAACGGCTCGCCAATGGGCATCACTGGTGTGCGATCAACCAGTGGACGGGTACTTGCGCTTATGCCTCACCCTGAGCGCACAATCCTCAAGGAGGTTGGAAGCTACATCCCCAAGGACAAGGCTGAAGACTGGGGCGAGCTTGGTCCCTGGAGCCGCATGTTCAAGAGCGCGAGAAGGTGGGTTGGGTAA
- a CDS encoding Norsolorinic acid ketoreductase, giving the protein MSNLTYLVTGANRGIGKGLAADLLLRPNTTVIAGVRDVAASSSILSALPTGAGSKLIVVKLDSSIETDAASAVSELTTKHSITSLDVVIANAGMAHSGSPVAEVPVSALKEHFNVNTIGPVVLFQAVAPLLKASTNAPKFLAITTIIGSLASQELMPPNTHFTPYGASKAALNWVIRRVHFENEWLTAYVSHPGLVKTDLTARLIGDETAKAIGAITVAESAAGLLKTLDAATRETVGGAFRTYDGTALPW; this is encoded by the coding sequence ATGTCTAACCTCACCTACCTCGTCACCGGCGCCAACCGTGGCATTGGCAAAGGACTTGCCGCAGACCTCCTCCTCCGCCCCAACACCACCGTCATTGCCGGCGTCCGCGACGTCGCCGCCTCGAGCTCCATCCTCTCCGCGCTCCCAACAGGCGCAGGCTCTAAGCTCATCGTCGTCAAGCTAGACTCCAGCATCGAGACCGACGCAGCCAGCGCCGTTTCCGAGCTCACCACCAAACACTCCATCACCTCTCTCGATGTCGTCATTGCCAACGCCGGCATGGCGCACTCGGGCTCGCCCGTGGCCGAAGTCCCGGTCTCCGCACTGAAAGAGCACTTCAACGTCAACACCATCGGCCCCGTCGTACTCTTCCAAGCCGTAGCCCCCCTCCTCAAAGCGTCTACCAACGCGCCCAAGTTCCTCGCCATCACGACCATCATCGGCAGCCTCGCCTCGCAGGAACTCATGCCGCCCAACACGCACTTCACGCCCTACGGCGCCTCCAAAGCAGCCCTCAACTGGGTCATCAGGCGCGTGCACTTCGAGAACGAATGGCTCACTGCCTACGTCAGCCACCCAGGTCTGGTCAAGACAGACCTGACCGCCAGACTGATTGGCGACGAGACCGCCAAAGCCATAGGCGCTATTACCGTCGCCGAGAGCGCCGCAGGTCTGCTCAAGACGCTGGATGCAGCTACAAGGGAGACGGTCGGCGGCGCGTTCAGGACCTACGATGGAACCGCGCTGCCCTGGTAA
- a CDS encoding Cholesterol 7-alpha-monooxygenase, producing the protein MPMLTSRIYIVTAPDLCAAVQKASAAMSFDPIVAEITPRLVGSNAHTKAVISGVGDMIEGRNDIMKKSHHLINPPLLPQNIAAASKTQLDYFGGLIAKIDDNSEVDLFRYVRRAVTTASMTTFYGPNNPFEKHPELVEDFWDWEEGNVAYMLGLFRNIIAHKASRGLEACVRGFAEYIEAGEIKDAYKLIRERDQLHIDMGIADKNERARLEVAMSLGFNVNASGTTFWVVDNVFSRPALLSQLREEIRANALVDHGVLSAESLRQACPRLNSAYRETMRLYVPSVSTRLVLEDTILADTWLLRKNAIVQLTGSVMHHDPDIWGADVDSFNPDRFLYSMNGSKSNPDGTIPEGKAHYIHPAAFRSFGGGASLCPGRHFANMEVLGLAAVLIMGFDMEPVDGTTWNPPADVKRIPIAVMKPMAPLNVRMKIRDEFKGVKWEMRV; encoded by the coding sequence ATGCCAATGCTAACCAGCCGAATTTACATCGTAACTGCACCAGACCTATGCGCTGCTGTACAGAAGGCCTCCGCGGCTATGAGCTTCGATCCTATCGTTGCCGAAATAACCCCCCGTCTAGTTGGATCCAATGCTCACACGAAAGCTGTCATATCAGGTGTTGGAGACATGATAGAGGGCCGAAATGACATCATGAAAAAGTCCCACCATCTGATCAATCCTCCATTGTTGCCGCAGAACATCGCGGCAGCCTCCAAGACCCAGCTGGATTACTTTGGAGGACTCATCGCCAAAATCGATGACAACTCCGAGGTCGATTTGTTCCGCTATGTACGTAGGGCTGTGACTACTGCCTCCATGACGACTTTCTACGGACCGAACAATCCCTTCGAGAAACATCCTGAACTCGTGGAAGACTTTTGGGACTGGGAGGAAGGCAACGTGGCTTACATGCTGGGGTTGTTTCGCAACATCATCGCTCACAAAGCATCTCGCGGGCTGGAGGCCTGCGTCAGGGGGTTTGCGGAATACATCGAGGCAGGAGAAATCAAAGACGCCTACAAATTGATTCGCGAACGAGATCAACTCCATATTGATATGGGCATTGCCGACAAGAACGAAAGAGCAAGACTTGAAGTGGCCATGTCTCTGGGCTTCAATGTCAATGCCAGTGGTACTACCTTCTGGGTAGTGGACAACGTTTTCAGTCGTCCCGCGCTATTGTCCCAACTCCGCGAGGAGATCCGTGCAAACGCTCTCGTGGATCACGGAGTACTCTCTGCAGAATCACTGCGCCAGGCATGTCCCCGGCTAAACTCAGCCTACCGCGAGACAATGCGTCTCTATGTGCCTTCAGTCAGCACACGACTTGTGCTTGAGGATACAATCCTAGCTGATACATGGCTTCTGCGGAAGAATGCCATCGTACAGCTTACAGGCAGCGTCATGCATCACGACCCAGATATATGGGGAGCGGACGTTGATTCATTCAATCCTGACCGCTTCTTATACAGCATGAATGGATCCAAGTCGAACCCTGACGGTACCATACCAGAAGGCAAGGCTCATTATATTCATCCGGCAGCCTTTCGGAGTTTTGGTGGGGGTGCGAGTCTCTGTCCAGGCCGACATTTCGCGAACATGGAAGTCTTGGGCCTAGCCGCAGTCTTGATCATGGGTTTCGATATGGAGCCAGTTGATGGTACAACCTGGAACCCGCCAGCAGACGTGAAAAGAATACCAATTGCTGTGATGAAGCCCATGGCGCCGCTGAACGTAAGGATGAAGATCAGGGACGAGTTCAAAGGCGTCAAGTGGGAGATGAGAGTGTAG
- a CDS encoding Cysteine synthase, which yields MFRTAARQFAASARRSAEAVSFEANHQTAIGISKAQGIGQRGFLDAIGKTPLIRLKRLSEETGCNVLGKAEFQNPGGSVKDRAALFVVEHAEKAGLLKPGGTVIEGTAGNTGIGLAHVCRSKGYKLVIYMPNTQSQGKIDLLRLLGAEVYPVPAVAFDNPENYNHQAKRHAERLDNAVWTNQFDNVANRQAHIETTGPEIWHQTGGKIDAFTCATGTGGSLAGTTRYLKEKSGGRVKSYLADPPGSVLHSYLQSGGRLAERKGGSITEGIGQGRVTDNLSPDIDLLDGSLHISDEKTIAMVYRCLDEEGLYLGASSCLNVVAAKEVAEMLGKGSTVVTLLCDGAYRYADRLFSRKWLEEKKLYDAVPEHLRRYIVLP from the exons ATGTTCCGGACAGCAGCGCGGCAATTTGCCGCCTCGGCGCGGCGAAGCGCTGAAGCCGTGTCTTTCGAGGCCAACCACCAAACGGCGATTGGGATTTCCAAGGCGCAGGGCATTGGACAGCGGGGCTTTCTCGATG CGATTGGCAAAACACCGCTCATCCGGCTCAAGAGGCTGTCCGAGGAAACCGGGTGCAACGTGCTAGGCAAAGCCGAGTTCCAAAACCCGGGCGGCAGCGTCAAAGACCGCGCAGCGCTCTTCGTCGTCGAGCATGCCGAAAAAGCCGGGCTTCTCAAGCCAGGCGGCACCGTCATCGAAGGCACAGCCGGCAACACAGGCATCGGGCTGGCGCACGTGTGCCGGTCCAAAGGCTACAAGCTCGTCATCTACATGCCCAACACGCAATCGCAGGGCAAAATCGACCTGCTGCGACTGCTGGGCGCAGAAGTGTATCCAGTCCCCGCCGTCGCCTTCGACAACCCGGAAAACTACAACCATCAAGCCAAACGACACGCCGAGCGGCTCGACAACGCCGTGTGGACGAACCAGTTCGACAACGTCGCGAACCGACAAGCGCACATTGAAACCACCGGGCCCGAGATCTGGCACCAAACGGGCGGCAAGATCGACGCTTTTACCTGCGCGACAGGAACCGGCGGCTCGCTGGCAGGCACGACGCGGTACCTGAAAGAAAAGAGCGGCGGCCGCGTGAAAAGCTACCTCGCCGACCCCCCGGGCTCGGTGCTACACTCGTACCTCCAATCCGGCGGCAGACTCGCAGAGCGCAAAGGCGGCAGCATCACCGAGGGCATCGGGCAGGGCCGCGTGACGGACAACCTTTCGCCGGACATTGACTTGCTCGACGGATCGCTGCACATCAGCGACGAGAAGACAATCGCCATGGTGTACCGCTGCCTGGACGAGGAGGGGTTGTACCTGGGCGCGAGTTCGTGCCTGAACGTCGTCGCTGCCAAAGAGGTCGCCGAGATGCTGGGCAAGGGCAGCACCGTCGTCACGCTGCTGTGCGATGGCGCGTATCGATACGCGGATCGTCTGTTTAGCCGGAAGTGGCTGGAGGAGAAGAAACTGTACGATGCCGTACCGGAGCATTTGAGGAGGTACATTGTGCTGCCGTAG